The genome window AGTGACGTTGTACTACTTAGCTCGTCAAGCACATAATACCTGGCATCTCGTCTCGATTCTACTAGTATTTTACCAATGTATTCAGACAGAATTACCATAAATAAAAATAGGATGAAAAACATTCCTGATAGCTCAAGCGACGTCGACACCCAGCCCTCTGCAACATTCTTTTTGGTGAGAGCTATGACCACAACATAAAGCGCATACATCATATTTACAACACTAGCAAAGAACCCAACCCATGACATAAAGCGGAGCGGGTGTGTCGAGTGGCTGGTAATGATATCGAGCGCCTCTAGTGTCCCTCGCCCGAAGCCATGTTTTTTTACAGGATCAACCAGAGGTGAATAGGTATACTCGGTATATGAATAGCCGATAGTCCTTATCATGTGCCGAATGTGGCTATCATGTCGAGTTGATAGAGTTATCGCTCGTATGGCACGACGATTGAGAGATATAAGATATGTTGCTTGTAGTGGAATATCTATATTGATGTATTTGCGATTATACCAATAAAACAACCTGCGACCGATACCAGATTTTGACAGAAGGCGCTTTGTGGTTATGTCGGCAACACCCTGCACGATATCGTGTTTTTTATTCGCCTCAACAATGTTCATTACATCCTCTATGCCGTCAATAGCGGGATTAGTTACTACCGCATAATCGCCAATCGCCCCTTCGAGACCAGCAATAATGGCGATATCATATGTGTATTGTCGAGAGAGGCGGATAAGCCGCATACACGGCAGTTCATCGAGAAGCCCACTGACAGCAATCACACTATTTTGACCCAAATCATTATCGACAATTATAATCTCATAATTTGTGTAGCTATCCATTAATCTCTGTGAAAGCCCACGGCAATAGTCGGGAAAATCATCAAAGTCGCGCGTTACAACAATAACCGACACAAAGATATCTTGTTTACTCGATTTTTTATTTGTCTTAGTTGAACTATTTTTTGCCATATAGCTTGTCTAACTCCTCGTACACATCGTAAATATTATCTAGCTTACCGCCCATTATACAAACATACCCATCATAGCCCAAATTGGCCTTAAACAAAATGGGACGGCTATCATCATCTTCGCTCTTAACGAGCACTGTTTTTACCTCAACGATCGACTCCTCATATTTCATATCCTTGAGGGCAGGGATAAAGCGCACCACGTCGTTATACATTTGCTTGTAATTGCTCTGGAAAGAACTTTTGTCAAGATACGCATGTGTGTCAATTTTCTCAGCCGGCGTATCCTCGTTGTCGATCCATGACTCGTGCGGCGTATACCTGACATGAGAGAGTGTATATAATCCCCTGGAAGGAAATGGCATAATGGAAAAAAATGGACCATCCATCACCGTAATACTAAAGTCCTTTAGGTGCTCTGGCAAGCTCACCAAACACATTTCTGTAACTTCATGTTTCAGTCCAACAAGTGGTATATTTGATGCACGATGGAGCGTGTTGATGTTAGCATACGTGCAATTTAGCACAAAGTCACCCCTGAATTCGCCACCATCAGTGACAACGCACAGCCCATCTGGCGTTTCATCAATCCTCGTAACACGACAGCCTGTATGAAGCGTTATCCCCGGACGATCGTTAATTTGCCGCAGTAAGTCATCTCTCAGGGCGTGGGCATTAAAGGCATATTCTTTAACCTTAAAAACTTCTTCAATGAGATTTTTATTAAACATTTTTTGAATGTTTGGCGAAGCTACCGCTATATCTGCCTTGATCTTATCCGCAAAATTCTTGAATTGATGCGCATTAACCTTGGATAGATGCTTGGCAACAGCATAGTATTTATTAAAATCTGAATGAATTGCTGCCCCAAATTGCTTTGTGAAGCGCGGAAAATTAACCGCTGAACGATATCCCGTTAGAATACTTCTCGGGTAGTGATAGCCGTTGTGTACCCTGGCTTGGTTAACATATGACGCCCGAGTCATTGTCTGTTTTTCTTTTTCTAAAATATCAATATTCTTGACGCCCAGGGTGTCGTACAGGTACAGCGCTACACTCAATCCATAAAAACCACCGCCAATTATCACCGTTTTGTTACGCACGTTTTCTCCGTTTTTTAACTATGTTACCAATATACAAGCCAACTACCATATAGACAAACAGAAGCAGCGGCATATAGAATACGATACCGTTAATGTGGGCGTGAGGCAAAGCATGTCCAGGCATAAGAATTAACCAACTCAGTGCCCCAGCTAATGAAATGTGTAACGACCATAGGAATGAACGATAATACTTGAAGGACGGGTGTCGCCTCTTAAGATAGAATAACACTAAATACCCCACAAGTACCCAAACGAGTATCGACTGAACAATCTCACCAAACACCCCCTTGATCGATAGCGGCAAGCTTAATGCTGGCAATAGCACATAGTTACCTGCGTTTATTGCTAGATACTGATATGTTGAGCCTCTATCTTTCGCTAGCTCCTCCATGTTAATAAATCGATTGGCAAATTCATATGATTCAGGTAGAAGCGTCTTCAAGTTACCAACAGCATGTGTTCGCATCTTTCTAATTCCCGAAAGCCCTCTCTCCGATGCCCGCTCATTAATCATCTTGAGAGCGGTGTCTGAGGAGTGATAGTAATCAGAGAGTGCCATAAAGTTGGTTGCGTACGCACCAACAAAGGCCACGACAACCACGACACATGTCATGACGGCGTACCTCCACAGGCTGATAACTTTTTGTTTATTATTGACGAATTCAAAGAATATGATTGGTACAAGTACAGATATAGCAATTGTTGATATATACTCATAGCCGCCCAAAAGTTTTAAGAATAGCAATATGGTTTCACCGAGGTAGAATAGCCACATTTTCTTCGATGACTTACAGTATGAGTAACTCAGAAAGGCAAAGGCAAACGGAGCAAACATCAGCGGTTCTATCCAGTACATGTTTTGGGCGTAGCCGACAATCCACGGGCTAAATGCAACCAGTGTCGCGAATACTGCTGCGGCAACAAGGCCAAACAACTTCCTGACTCTAAGGGTTACAAGTGCCATAAGGGCCGCCATGGCTGCAGATAGAACTACATTAACCTTCTTAAAATATGACGGTAGTTTTGCATTGTCCTTTGGTGCTAGCGCGGTAATTATTCTCGCCTGTAGACCATATTGTGAAGCATAAGGTTTGAGCAGACTGGCGT of Candidatus Nanosynbacter lyticus contains these proteins:
- a CDS encoding glycosyltransferase family protein, with the protein product MAKNSSTKTNKKSSKQDIFVSVIVVTRDFDDFPDYCRGLSQRLMDSYTNYEIIIVDNDLGQNSVIAVSGLLDELPCMRLIRLSRQYTYDIAIIAGLEGAIGDYAVVTNPAIDGIEDVMNIVEANKKHDIVQGVADITTKRLLSKSGIGRRLFYWYNRKYINIDIPLQATYLISLNRRAIRAITLSTRHDSHIRHMIRTIGYSYTEYTYSPLVDPVKKHGFGRGTLEALDIITSHSTHPLRFMSWVGFFASVVNMMYALYVVVIALTKKNVAEGWVSTSLELSGMFFILFLFMVILSEYIGKILVESRRDARYYVLDELSSTTSLANAERKNITS
- a CDS encoding FAD-dependent oxidoreductase gives rise to the protein MRNKTVIIGGGFYGLSVALYLYDTLGVKNIDILEKEKQTMTRASYVNQARVHNGYHYPRSILTGYRSAVNFPRFTKQFGAAIHSDFNKYYAVAKHLSKVNAHQFKNFADKIKADIAVASPNIQKMFNKNLIEEVFKVKEYAFNAHALRDDLLRQINDRPGITLHTGCRVTRIDETPDGLCVVTDGGEFRGDFVLNCTYANINTLHRASNIPLVGLKHEVTEMCLVSLPEHLKDFSITVMDGPFFSIMPFPSRGLYTLSHVRYTPHESWIDNEDTPAEKIDTHAYLDKSSFQSNYKQMYNDVVRFIPALKDMKYEESIVEVKTVLVKSEDDDSRPILFKANLGYDGYVCIMGGKLDNIYDVYEELDKLYGKK